The Sphingomonas sp. KR3-1 genome contains a region encoding:
- a CDS encoding SIS domain-containing protein — MTNPESTRMFAEAGEAGAVVRRQLDANRQVVRELGAELRARRPRGVLTCARGSSDHAATFGRYLIETRLGLLTTSVSPSIASVYGVETDYSDMLALGISQSGKSPDILAAMRAAKESGARTVAMVNVEDSPLATESDTRVPLRAGPEISVAATKSYIAALAAQLHLVGEWADDESLKAGLAALPDLLEQAWDADWSPLVERLHDARGLYVIGRGIGFGVAQEAALKFKETCGLHAEAFSAAEVRHGPMALVGPGFPLLVFRQDDATADGVDDLVSDVLARGGEVLVSGGAVPGAIHLPHPAAGPAIEPILQIQAFYRAANALSIARGFDPDRPPSLAKVTETI; from the coding sequence ATGACCAACCCCGAATCGACCCGCATGTTCGCCGAGGCCGGCGAGGCCGGCGCCGTGGTGCGCCGCCAGCTCGATGCCAATCGCCAAGTGGTCCGCGAATTGGGCGCCGAGCTGCGCGCCCGCCGCCCGCGCGGCGTGCTCACCTGCGCGCGCGGCAGCTCGGACCATGCCGCCACCTTCGGCCGCTACCTGATCGAGACCCGGCTGGGGCTGCTGACCACCTCGGTCTCGCCCTCGATCGCCTCGGTCTACGGCGTCGAGACCGACTATTCGGACATGCTCGCGCTCGGCATCTCGCAATCGGGCAAGAGCCCCGACATCCTGGCGGCGATGCGCGCGGCCAAGGAGAGCGGCGCGCGCACCGTGGCGATGGTCAATGTCGAGGATTCGCCGCTCGCCACCGAATCGGACACGCGCGTCCCGCTCCGCGCCGGCCCCGAGATCAGCGTCGCCGCGACCAAGTCGTACATCGCCGCGCTCGCCGCCCAGCTCCATCTGGTCGGCGAATGGGCCGATGACGAATCGCTCAAGGCCGGCCTCGCCGCGCTGCCCGACCTGCTCGAGCAAGCCTGGGACGCCGACTGGTCGCCGCTGGTCGAGCGGCTGCACGATGCGCGCGGGCTCTATGTGATCGGCCGCGGCATCGGCTTCGGCGTGGCGCAGGAAGCCGCGCTCAAGTTCAAGGAGACCTGCGGCCTCCATGCCGAGGCGTTCAGCGCCGCCGAGGTCCGCCACGGACCGATGGCGCTGGTCGGCCCCGGCTTCCCGCTGCTCGTCTTCCGCCAGGACGATGCCACCGCCGACGGCGTCGACGATCTCGTCTCGGACGTGCTCGCGCGCGGCGGCGAAGTGCTGGTCAGCGGCGGCGCGGTGCCCGGCGCGATCCACCTGCCGCACCCTGCCGCGGGCCCGGCGATCGAGCCGATCCTGCAGATCCAGGCCTTCTACCGCGCCGCCAACGCGCTCTCGATCGCGCGTGGCTTCGATCCCGACCGGCCGCCGTCGCTCGCCAAGGTGACCGAGACGATCTGA
- a CDS encoding GntR family transcriptional regulator, with protein MPLLAQKMRPLEGAGRGPLYRQLENALREALRDNLLKPNEALPAERDLAADLSVSRITLRKAIDKLVDDGLLVRRHGAGTFVAGRVEKQFAKLSSFSEDMASRGRTVRSEWLIREAGAVTGEESLTFGLSPGTAVYRFHRIRYADDVPMALEFAIIPGFGLPSLDMVDSSLYAALESTGNRPVRALQRLRAALCDAERAALLGVEVGAPVLYIERRGFLADGRVIEATTSWYRGDAYDFVAELDTRG; from the coding sequence ATGCCGCTGCTGGCGCAAAAGATGAGGCCGCTCGAAGGAGCAGGCAGGGGGCCGCTTTACCGGCAGCTCGAGAACGCGTTGCGCGAGGCGCTGCGCGACAATCTGCTCAAGCCCAACGAAGCGCTCCCCGCCGAGCGCGATCTCGCCGCCGATCTCTCGGTCTCGCGGATCACGCTGCGCAAGGCGATCGACAAGCTGGTCGACGACGGGCTGCTCGTCCGCCGCCACGGCGCCGGCACCTTCGTCGCCGGCCGCGTCGAGAAGCAGTTCGCCAAGCTCTCCTCCTTCTCCGAGGACATGGCCTCGCGCGGCCGCACGGTGCGCAGCGAATGGCTGATTCGCGAGGCGGGCGCGGTGACCGGCGAGGAATCGCTGACCTTCGGGCTCAGCCCGGGCACCGCGGTCTATCGCTTCCACCGCATCCGCTATGCCGACGACGTGCCGATGGCGCTCGAATTCGCGATCATCCCGGGCTTCGGGCTGCCGAGCCTCGATATGGTCGATTCGTCGCTCTATGCCGCGCTCGAATCGACCGGCAATCGCCCGGTGCGCGCGCTCCAGCGGCTGCGCGCGGCGCTGTGCGACGCCGAGCGCGCCGCGCTGCTCGGCGTCGAGGTCGGCGCGCCGGTGCTCTATATCGAGCGCCGCGGCTTCCTCGCCGATGGCCGGGTGATCGAAGCGACGACCAGCTGGTATCGCGGCGACGCCTATGACTTCGTCGCCGAACTCGACACGCGGGGCTGA
- a CDS encoding TonB-dependent receptor, whose product MGIRGFLIGTASAMALLSGAAHAQDTAPAAQDDGEIVVTGFRASLAQSIEAKRKADAIIDSISAEDVGKFPNTNVAEALTLVPGVTVDRQFGQGEKVSILGTDPALNRTLLNGQTVASADWFILDNPGRTFNYALLAPQLVNRVDVYKSPEPRIDEGSIGGTVNVLTRKPLELKPLVVAGSLGYLYNDRSKKGDVQGAALVSWHNDSKTFGILASFQRAKDRLRRDGLESYGTITADFWAGNNDAGAANSSLLPTANGTVPAACTGTCATTLTANPKAKFPNAFGTSYFAQDRERLTYSATAQWKPVDQLTITADWLRIDATYDNLNQSMYAFPGNVWNSATGLNSLTVENGIVKKASFTNALSVLDAQYRVAEMHSQTFHGQVGWDDVHWDLNVEGGVSDADGGTKKQVFLEFLNKANYTVDISGAPDKPGTISYTTNVLGNPAAFVTDTGWSGNLVDKPTTDKERYGQADLGLKFDGPLKRIQIGYKYRKHETAQEYAGIALANLAVPASQFDTSTVASNYLSGFNGINDQMAGRFIINGDSMVNYVQSRPGLPTPSIFAANEFTAGNWDIQEQIHAAYAQANFESGPVRGNLGVRYVHTATDSAGYVCKAGATCAAATDWTWQTTKTHYSNWLPSLNLIANLQQDLVFRFAAAKVIARPNYADETNYFWLSDQIGSGGGGNPNLKPYKSNNFNASLEWYLAPHSILSGEVFYKDIGNYILTKTVAEQHFNTAQGKVTTYNIARPFNAGSAKVKGFAVAYQQSLPLGFGILANYTYSDGHGENDADLPYNSRHQASLSPFFESGPVALRATYTWRSKYFTGIDRGDQMYVRDSANVDVSATWNFTKEVGLTLSGMNLTDSQYYAYANTQQLPRGVYKNGRKLLATVNVNF is encoded by the coding sequence ATGGGGATCCGGGGATTTCTTATCGGCACGGCCAGTGCCATGGCGCTGCTCAGCGGCGCCGCGCATGCTCAAGACACCGCGCCCGCAGCGCAGGATGACGGCGAGATCGTCGTCACCGGCTTCCGCGCCTCGCTCGCCCAGTCGATCGAAGCCAAGCGCAAGGCCGATGCGATCATCGATTCGATCTCGGCCGAGGATGTCGGCAAGTTCCCCAACACCAATGTCGCCGAAGCGCTGACGCTGGTCCCGGGCGTCACCGTCGACCGCCAGTTCGGCCAGGGCGAGAAGGTCTCGATCCTCGGCACCGACCCGGCGCTCAACCGCACGCTGCTCAACGGCCAGACCGTCGCCTCGGCCGACTGGTTCATCCTCGACAATCCGGGCCGCACCTTCAACTACGCGCTGCTCGCGCCGCAGCTCGTCAACCGCGTCGACGTCTACAAGTCGCCCGAGCCGCGCATCGACGAAGGCTCGATCGGCGGCACCGTCAACGTGCTGACCCGCAAGCCGCTCGAGCTGAAGCCGCTCGTCGTCGCCGGCTCGCTCGGCTATCTCTACAACGACCGCTCGAAGAAGGGCGACGTGCAGGGCGCGGCGCTGGTCAGCTGGCACAATGACAGCAAGACCTTCGGCATCCTCGCCTCGTTCCAGCGCGCCAAGGACCGGCTGCGCCGCGACGGCCTGGAGAGCTACGGCACGATCACTGCCGACTTCTGGGCGGGCAACAACGATGCCGGCGCGGCCAATTCGAGCCTGTTGCCGACGGCCAACGGCACCGTGCCCGCGGCGTGCACGGGCACCTGCGCGACCACGCTGACCGCGAACCCGAAGGCGAAGTTCCCGAACGCGTTCGGCACCTCCTATTTCGCCCAAGACCGCGAGCGGCTGACCTATTCGGCGACCGCGCAGTGGAAGCCGGTCGACCAGCTGACGATCACCGCCGACTGGCTGCGCATCGACGCGACCTACGACAATCTCAACCAGTCGATGTACGCCTTCCCGGGCAATGTCTGGAACAGCGCGACCGGGCTCAACAGCCTGACCGTCGAGAACGGCATCGTGAAGAAGGCGAGCTTCACCAACGCGCTTTCGGTGCTCGACGCGCAGTACCGCGTCGCCGAGATGCACTCGCAGACCTTCCACGGCCAGGTCGGCTGGGACGACGTCCATTGGGACCTCAATGTCGAGGGCGGCGTCTCCGACGCCGACGGCGGCACCAAGAAGCAGGTGTTCCTCGAGTTCCTCAACAAGGCGAACTACACCGTCGACATCAGCGGCGCGCCCGACAAGCCCGGCACGATCAGCTACACCACCAACGTGCTCGGCAACCCGGCCGCCTTCGTCACCGACACCGGCTGGAGCGGCAACCTGGTCGACAAGCCGACCACCGACAAGGAGCGCTACGGCCAGGCGGATCTCGGCCTGAAGTTCGACGGCCCGCTGAAGCGCATCCAGATCGGCTACAAGTACCGCAAGCACGAGACCGCGCAGGAATATGCCGGCATCGCGCTCGCCAACCTCGCCGTGCCGGCCTCGCAGTTCGACACCAGCACCGTTGCCAGCAACTATCTGTCGGGCTTCAACGGCATCAACGACCAGATGGCCGGCCGCTTCATCATCAACGGCGACTCGATGGTGAACTATGTGCAGAGCCGTCCGGGCCTGCCGACGCCGTCGATCTTCGCGGCGAACGAGTTCACCGCGGGCAACTGGGACATCCAGGAGCAGATCCACGCGGCCTATGCCCAGGCGAACTTCGAGAGCGGCCCGGTGCGCGGCAATCTCGGCGTGCGCTACGTCCACACCGCAACCGACAGCGCGGGCTATGTCTGCAAGGCGGGCGCGACCTGCGCGGCGGCGACCGACTGGACCTGGCAGACGACCAAGACCCATTACAGCAACTGGCTGCCCAGCCTGAACCTGATCGCCAACCTGCAGCAGGACCTGGTGTTCCGTTTCGCCGCGGCCAAGGTCATCGCCCGTCCGAACTATGCCGACGAGACCAACTATTTCTGGCTCTCCGACCAGATCGGCAGCGGCGGCGGCGGCAACCCCAACCTGAAGCCGTACAAGTCGAACAACTTCAACGCGTCGCTCGAATGGTACCTGGCGCCGCACTCGATCCTGTCGGGCGAAGTGTTCTACAAGGACATCGGCAACTACATCCTGACCAAGACCGTGGCGGAGCAGCACTTCAACACGGCGCAGGGCAAGGTGACGACCTACAACATCGCCCGTCCGTTCAACGCCGGCTCGGCCAAGGTGAAGGGCTTTGCTGTCGCCTATCAGCAGAGCCTGCCGCTCGGCTTCGGCATCCTGGCCAACTATACCTATTCGGACGGCCACGGAGAGAATGACGCCGACCTGCCGTACAATTCGCGGCACCAGGCCAGCCTGAGCCCGTTCTTCGAGAGCGGCCCGGTGGCGCTGCGCGCGACCTATACCTGGCGCTCGAAGTACTTCACCGGCATCGACCGCGGTGACCAGATGTATGTCCGCGACTCCGCCAATGTGGACGTCTCGGCGACCTGGAACTTCACCAAGGAAGTCGGCCTCACGCTCTCGGGCATGAACCTCACCGACAGCCAGTATTACGCGTACGCCAACACGCAGCAGCTGCCGCGCGGCGTGTACAAGAACGGCCGCAAGCTGCTCGCGACCGTGAATGTGAACTTCTGA
- a CDS encoding family 20 glycosylhydrolase, whose product MISFRPALTFIAALYAATPAAAQQLPRLLPVPAEMAPVPGRFALTAATALVVPARDAGARAAADRLAELLKLSRGLTLRTAVASPHPAIRFLRARTGKAESYVLAIDGKGATITAGDDAGLLYGAVTLWQALTQQGGKGAVTIPGLSIHDAPRFAWRGLMLDSARHFQSPAYVRQLIDWMAVNKLNTLHWHLVDDQGWRIEIPKYPRLTSISAWRIPASAPGAPQLPRTGGFYTQAEIRAIVAYAGKRGITIVPEIEMPGHALAAIRAYPELGMGVPIPPGTESDWGVFPWLYNTDDTTFAFLEDVLTEVMALFPSRYIHVGGDEAVKDQWKGSPAIQARMKALGIKDETALQAWFVHRIAGFLEAHHRKLIGWDEILEGDVPADATITSWRGIEGAITAAKAGHDAVLSPSPTLYINQRQGTGPNEPPGRGDVVDLRTVYAFDPAPREIPAEQQHHILGLQANLWTEHVRTEARATWHFFPRASAVAEIGWSKPEGRDFADFIDRLVLQMDRMKPLGMNPATTAFAVRPALDYKAGEKTVSVSLANQSGLPIRYTTDGTPVTARAPLYAGPLALPLPTRLRAASFHGSEALGGAIDQPFDARSVRTRGDEDMKTCSNRVVLALEDDYPAAGKRAVFRTDIFAPCWQWEAAPIGGAKAIALTVGQIPFNFQIGKDIESIHFRTPATPAGEFEIRAGSCQGPLIATLPLAPAVTNPGLTRLLAPLPLRPGNESLCISYTAKGVSPMWALESVELVQ is encoded by the coding sequence GTGATTTCCTTCCGTCCCGCCCTGACCTTCATCGCCGCGCTCTACGCCGCGACCCCTGCCGCCGCGCAGCAGCTGCCGCGGCTGCTGCCCGTTCCGGCCGAGATGGCGCCCGTGCCGGGGCGTTTCGCGCTCACCGCGGCGACCGCGCTGGTCGTGCCCGCGCGCGACGCCGGTGCGCGCGCCGCGGCCGATCGGCTGGCCGAGCTGCTCAAGCTTTCGCGCGGCCTCACGCTGCGCACCGCCGTGGCCTCGCCGCACCCGGCGATCCGCTTCCTCCGCGCCCGGACCGGCAAGGCCGAGAGCTATGTGCTCGCGATCGACGGCAAGGGCGCGACGATCACCGCCGGCGACGATGCAGGGCTGCTCTACGGCGCGGTCACGCTGTGGCAGGCGCTGACCCAGCAGGGCGGCAAGGGCGCAGTGACGATTCCCGGCCTCAGCATCCACGACGCGCCGCGCTTCGCCTGGCGCGGCCTGATGCTCGACAGCGCCCGCCACTTCCAGTCGCCCGCCTATGTCCGCCAGCTGATCGACTGGATGGCGGTGAACAAGCTCAACACGCTCCACTGGCACCTGGTCGACGACCAGGGCTGGCGGATCGAGATCCCGAAATATCCCAGGCTCACCAGCATCTCGGCCTGGCGCATTCCCGCCAGCGCGCCGGGCGCGCCACAGCTGCCGCGGACCGGCGGCTTCTACACCCAGGCCGAGATCCGCGCGATCGTCGCCTATGCCGGCAAGCGCGGCATCACCATCGTCCCCGAGATCGAGATGCCGGGGCACGCGCTGGCCGCGATCCGCGCCTATCCCGAGCTGGGCATGGGCGTGCCGATTCCGCCGGGCACCGAGAGCGACTGGGGCGTCTTCCCCTGGCTCTACAATACCGACGACACGACCTTCGCCTTCCTCGAGGACGTGCTCACCGAGGTGATGGCGCTGTTCCCGTCGCGCTATATCCATGTCGGCGGCGACGAGGCGGTGAAGGACCAGTGGAAGGGCTCGCCCGCGATCCAGGCCAGGATGAAGGCGCTGGGGATCAAGGACGAGACCGCGCTGCAGGCCTGGTTCGTCCACCGCATCGCCGGCTTCCTCGAGGCGCATCACCGCAAGCTGATCGGCTGGGACGAGATCCTGGAGGGCGACGTTCCGGCCGACGCGACGATCACCTCGTGGCGCGGCATCGAGGGCGCGATCACCGCGGCCAAGGCCGGGCACGACGCGGTGCTGAGCCCGTCGCCGACGCTCTACATCAACCAGCGCCAGGGCACCGGCCCGAATGAGCCGCCGGGCCGCGGCGACGTGGTCGACCTCAGGACCGTCTATGCCTTCGATCCGGCGCCCCGCGAGATCCCGGCCGAGCAGCAGCACCATATCCTGGGGCTGCAGGCCAATCTGTGGACCGAGCATGTCCGCACCGAGGCGCGGGCCACCTGGCATTTCTTCCCGCGTGCCAGCGCCGTCGCCGAGATCGGCTGGTCGAAGCCGGAAGGGCGCGACTTTGCCGACTTCATCGACCGGCTGGTGCTGCAGATGGACCGGATGAAGCCGCTCGGCATGAACCCGGCGACCACCGCCTTCGCGGTGCGCCCCGCGCTCGACTACAAGGCGGGCGAGAAGACCGTCTCGGTCAGCCTCGCCAACCAGTCGGGCCTGCCGATCCGCTACACCACCGACGGCACGCCGGTGACGGCGCGGGCGCCGCTCTATGCCGGGCCGCTGGCGCTGCCGCTGCCGACGCGGCTGCGCGCCGCAAGCTTCCACGGCAGCGAGGCGCTGGGCGGCGCGATCGACCAGCCGTTCGATGCGCGCAGCGTGCGCACCCGCGGCGACGAGGACATGAAGACCTGCTCCAACCGCGTCGTGCTGGCGCTGGAGGACGATTATCCCGCCGCCGGCAAGCGCGCGGTGTTCCGCACCGACATCTTCGCGCCCTGCTGGCAATGGGAGGCTGCGCCGATCGGCGGGGCCAAGGCGATCGCGCTGACCGTCGGCCAGATTCCGTTCAACTTCCAGATCGGCAAGGACATCGAGAGCATCCATTTCCGCACCCCCGCCACGCCCGCCGGCGAGTTCGAGATACGTGCCGGCAGCTGCCAGGGCCCGCTGATCGCGACGCTGCCGCTGGCGCCGGCGGTGACCAATCCGGGGCTGACCCGCCTGCTCGCGCCGCTGCCGCTGCGCCCGGGCAATGAGAGCCTGTGCATCAGCTACACCGCCAAGGGCGTCTCGCCGATGTGGGCGCTCGAGTCGGTGGAGCTCGTCCAGTGA
- the ptsP gene encoding phosphoenolpyruvate--protein phosphotransferase: MSDAVTLLAPFAGWLAPLEEVPDAVFAERMMGDGFAIDPTEGVLRAPAAGEVINVPASAHAVTLRLENGAELLLHIGLETVALAGKGFAARVAAGDRVQAGDVLIAFDLDAVATAARALITPVIVASQGYTLELESLGRLIAAGTVVGQVLRSDRAGADIVHADVGAERRVRVTAANGIHARPAARIAAALKPFLAEVTLHAAERSANARSTIALLGLGAGKDDEVRIVARGGDAQAAVDAVAALILANFHETAHASAPKVSGAASGPVRAAPGLAIGQAFQLRSADLDVPADGAGIAAEQAALAKALAATATALDGAHGTAAEIAEAHRALLADPELAATAARHVAEGRSAAFAWRAATAEAAGALRATGDALLIERIADLTDLERQVIARLLGQAAPAAPALPRGAILLAEDLLPSQFLALDTAKLAGIATAQGGPTSHVAILAASAGVPMLVAAGAQLLGIADGTPVILDADAATLSVDPDADALAEASARLSAQRARRDHELATAHAPAQTSDGVRIEVFANLGSVGDAAAAVRAGAEGCGLLRTEFLFLERATAPSEEEQRETYSAIAATLGERPLIVRTLDIGGDKPVPYLPMAAEENPALGLRGVRLTLARPDLMRIQLRAILRAVPAGQCRIMLPMVADLSDYRPVRALLDEVRAELGMADVIPLGVMIETPAAAMLAGQIAQEADFLSIGTNDLTQYTLAADRGNAAVSQRIDAMHPAVLRLVREVGRGAAAAGRMAGMCGGLASDPLAAPILVGLGITELSATPAQVPGVKAAVARFDRAACIALAEKACAATSAAEVRALALEASA; this comes from the coding sequence GTGAGCGACGCCGTGACCCTGCTTGCCCCGTTTGCCGGCTGGCTCGCGCCGCTGGAGGAGGTGCCCGACGCGGTGTTCGCCGAGCGGATGATGGGCGACGGCTTCGCGATCGACCCGACCGAAGGCGTGCTGCGCGCGCCGGCGGCGGGCGAGGTGATCAACGTGCCCGCGAGCGCGCATGCGGTGACGCTGCGGCTGGAGAACGGCGCCGAGCTGCTCCTCCATATCGGGCTGGAGACGGTGGCGCTGGCCGGCAAGGGGTTCGCGGCCAGGGTGGCGGCGGGCGACCGGGTGCAGGCGGGCGACGTGCTGATCGCCTTCGACCTCGATGCGGTGGCGACCGCGGCCAGGGCCCTGATCACTCCGGTCATTGTTGCTAGCCAAGGTTACACCCTGGAGCTCGAATCGCTGGGCCGTCTGATCGCGGCCGGGACGGTTGTCGGGCAGGTTCTGCGCAGCGACCGGGCAGGTGCGGACATCGTGCACGCGGATGTTGGCGCCGAGCGCCGCGTGCGCGTCACCGCGGCCAACGGCATCCACGCCCGGCCGGCGGCGCGCATCGCAGCGGCGCTCAAGCCCTTCCTCGCCGAAGTGACGCTCCACGCCGCCGAGCGCAGCGCCAATGCGCGCAGCACGATCGCGCTGCTCGGGCTCGGCGCCGGCAAGGACGACGAGGTGCGCATCGTCGCGCGCGGCGGCGACGCGCAGGCCGCGGTCGATGCGGTGGCGGCGCTGATCCTCGCCAATTTCCACGAGACCGCGCACGCATCGGCGCCCAAGGTGTCCGGAGCCGCCAGCGGGCCGGTGCGCGCCGCGCCCGGGCTCGCCATCGGCCAGGCCTTCCAGCTCAGGAGCGCCGATCTCGACGTGCCGGCGGACGGCGCCGGGATCGCCGCGGAACAGGCCGCGCTGGCCAAGGCGCTCGCCGCCACCGCCACCGCGCTGGACGGCGCGCACGGCACCGCCGCCGAGATCGCCGAGGCGCACCGCGCGCTGCTCGCCGATCCGGAGCTCGCCGCCACCGCCGCGCGCCATGTCGCCGAGGGGCGCAGCGCCGCTTTCGCCTGGCGCGCCGCGACCGCCGAGGCGGCAGGCGCGCTGCGCGCCACCGGCGACGCGCTGCTGATCGAGCGCATCGCCGACCTCACCGACCTCGAGCGCCAGGTGATCGCCCGGCTGCTCGGCCAGGCCGCGCCCGCCGCGCCCGCGCTGCCCAGGGGAGCGATCCTGCTCGCCGAGGACCTGCTGCCCTCGCAATTCCTCGCGCTCGACACCGCGAAGCTGGCGGGCATCGCCACCGCGCAGGGCGGGCCGACCTCGCATGTCGCGATCCTCGCCGCCTCGGCGGGGGTGCCGATGCTGGTCGCCGCGGGCGCACAGCTGCTGGGCATCGCCGACGGCACGCCGGTGATCCTCGACGCCGACGCCGCGACCCTGTCGGTCGATCCGGACGCCGATGCGCTGGCCGAGGCGAGCGCGCGGCTCTCCGCCCAGCGCGCCCGCCGCGACCACGAGCTTGCCACCGCGCATGCGCCCGCGCAAACGTCGGACGGCGTTCGGATCGAAGTCTTCGCCAATCTCGGCTCGGTCGGCGATGCCGCTGCCGCGGTGCGCGCCGGGGCCGAGGGCTGCGGGCTGTTGCGCACCGAATTCCTGTTCCTCGAGCGCGCGACCGCGCCGAGCGAGGAGGAGCAGCGCGAGACCTATTCGGCGATCGCCGCGACGCTGGGCGAGCGCCCGCTGATCGTCCGCACGCTCGATATCGGCGGCGACAAGCCGGTGCCCTATCTGCCGATGGCGGCGGAGGAGAACCCGGCGCTCGGCCTGCGCGGCGTGCGGCTGACGCTCGCCCGGCCCGACCTGATGCGCATCCAGTTGCGCGCGATCCTGCGCGCGGTGCCCGCCGGGCAGTGCCGGATCATGCTGCCGATGGTCGCGGATTTGAGCGACTATCGCCCGGTCCGCGCGCTTCTGGACGAAGTGCGCGCCGAACTTGGCATGGCCGATGTCATTCCGCTCGGCGTGATGATCGAGACGCCGGCCGCCGCGATGCTCGCGGGCCAGATCGCGCAGGAAGCCGACTTCCTCTCGATCGGGACCAACGACCTGACCCAGTACACGCTCGCCGCCGATCGCGGGAACGCTGCGGTGTCGCAGCGGATCGACGCGATGCACCCGGCGGTGCTGCGCCTCGTCCGCGAAGTGGGGCGCGGTGCCGCCGCGGCGGGCCGCATGGCCGGGATGTGCGGCGGGCTCGCTTCCGATCCGCTCGCCGCGCCGATCCTGGTCGGGCTCGGCATCACCGAGCTGAGTGCCACCCCGGCGCAGGTGCCGGGGGTGAAGGCCGCGGTCGCGCGGTTCGACAGGGCCGCCTGCATCGCGCTCGCCGAAAAGGCCTGCGCCGCCACTTCCGCGGCGGAAGTCCGCGCCCTCGCACTGGAAGCGTCCGCATGA
- the nagE gene encoding N-acetylglucosamine-specific PTS transporter subunit IIBC, whose protein sequence is MTFSPTALLSKAQPLGRALMLPIAVLPIAALLLRLGQADMLNIPFIAAAGDAIFSNLGLLFAAGVAVGLAKENHGAASLAGVVTYLVATEGAKVLLHLPPDLVSATALEQAAYRAKEISKLSVPVGISSGIVAGMLYNRFHAIRLPDYLSFFGGRRFVPIVSGLAGLVFAAAFGLGFPWIEAGIDSLSHWVLGAGSLGLFLYGLLNRLLLITGLHHILNNIAWFLLGDFHGATGDIKRFFAGDPTAGSFMAGFFPVMMFGLPAACLAMYRNALPERRKAVGGLLLSLALTSLLTGVTEPIEFSFIFLAPVLYLIHAVLTGVAMVVMDLLGVKLGFGFSAGLFDYVLNYGLATRPLLLFPVGIAYAAIYYFTFSWCIRRFDLKTPGREPIEEAAAEEVAGDRGTAIALALGGAANIRSVDACTTRLRLVLVDNAIADESRLKALGARGVVKLRDGGLQVVLGPIADQVAAEVRAAVGAGVTAPVAVAAAPVAASHGDASGIRAALGTAKVRAVAANATRVLIDVEDPAALDLARLPVRAASLSGNRLHLIVGAGAEALGAQLKRELLG, encoded by the coding sequence ATGACCTTCAGCCCTACCGCCCTGCTCTCCAAGGCGCAGCCGCTCGGCCGCGCGCTGATGCTGCCGATCGCGGTGCTGCCGATCGCGGCGCTGCTGCTCCGCCTCGGCCAGGCGGACATGCTCAACATCCCGTTCATCGCCGCGGCGGGCGATGCGATCTTCTCCAATCTCGGCCTACTGTTCGCCGCCGGCGTCGCGGTCGGGCTCGCCAAGGAAAATCACGGCGCGGCGTCGCTCGCCGGCGTGGTCACCTATCTGGTCGCGACCGAGGGCGCCAAGGTGCTGCTCCATCTGCCGCCGGACCTCGTCTCGGCGACCGCGCTCGAGCAGGCGGCATACCGGGCGAAGGAGATTTCGAAGCTCAGCGTGCCGGTCGGCATCTCGTCGGGCATCGTCGCGGGCATGCTCTACAATCGCTTCCACGCGATCCGGCTGCCCGACTATCTCTCCTTCTTCGGCGGCCGGCGCTTCGTGCCGATCGTCTCCGGGCTCGCCGGCCTGGTCTTCGCCGCCGCCTTCGGGCTCGGCTTTCCCTGGATCGAGGCGGGGATCGATTCGCTCAGCCACTGGGTGCTCGGTGCCGGCTCGCTCGGGCTGTTCCTCTACGGGCTGCTCAATCGGCTGCTGCTGATCACCGGGCTGCACCACATCCTCAACAACATCGCCTGGTTCCTACTCGGCGACTTCCACGGCGCGACCGGCGACATAAAGCGCTTCTTCGCCGGCGATCCCACCGCAGGATCGTTCATGGCCGGCTTCTTCCCGGTGATGATGTTCGGCCTGCCCGCGGCCTGCCTGGCGATGTACCGCAACGCCCTGCCCGAGCGGCGCAAGGCCGTCGGCGGCCTGTTGCTCAGCCTCGCGCTGACCTCGCTGCTCACCGGCGTGACCGAGCCGATCGAGTTCAGCTTCATCTTCCTCGCGCCGGTGCTCTACCTGATCCACGCGGTGCTGACCGGCGTGGCGATGGTGGTGATGGACCTGCTCGGGGTGAAGCTGGGCTTCGGCTTCTCGGCCGGCCTGTTCGACTATGTGCTCAACTATGGCCTCGCGACGCGGCCGCTGCTGCTGTTCCCGGTCGGGATCGCCTATGCCGCGATCTATTACTTCACCTTCAGCTGGTGCATCCGCCGCTTCGACCTGAAGACGCCCGGGCGCGAGCCGATCGAGGAAGCCGCCGCCGAGGAAGTCGCCGGCGACCGCGGCACCGCGATCGCGCTGGCGCTGGGCGGGGCGGCGAACATCCGCTCGGTCGATGCCTGCACCACGCGGCTGCGGCTGGTGCTGGTCGACAACGCCATTGCCGATGAGTCGCGGCTGAAAGCGCTCGGTGCGCGCGGCGTGGTGAAGTTGCGCGATGGCGGGCTGCAGGTGGTGCTGGGGCCGATCGCCGACCAGGTCGCCGCCGAGGTGCGCGCCGCAGTGGGCGCAGGCGTGACGGCGCCGGTGGCGGTGGCCGCCGCGCCCGTGGCGGCGTCGCACGGCGATGCCAGCGGCATCCGCGCGGCGCTCGGCACGGCAAAGGTCCGCGCCGTCGCCGCCAATGCCACGCGGGTGCTGATCGATGTCGAGGATCCGGCGGCGCTGGACCTGGCACGCCTCCCCGTGCGCGCGGCAAGCCTTTCCGGCAATCGGCTGCACCTGATCGTCGGCGCCGGAGCCGAGGCGCTGGGCGCGCAGCTGAAGCGCGAGCTGCTGGGGTAA